Proteins encoded by one window of Paroedura picta isolate Pp20150507F chromosome 9, Ppicta_v3.0, whole genome shotgun sequence:
- the PLEKHF2 gene encoding pleckstrin homology domain-containing family F member 2, which translates to MVDRLANSEANTRRISIVENCFGAAGQPLTIPGRVLIGEGVLTKLCRKKPKARQFFLFNDILVYGNIVIQKKKYNKQHIIPLENVTIESIQDEGDLRNGWLIKTPTKSFAVYAATATEKSEWMNHINKCVSDLISKSGKTPSNEHAAVWVPDSEATVCMRCQKAKFTPVNRRHHCRKCGFVVCGPCSEKRFLLPSQSSKPVRICDFCYDLLSSGEMSTCQPMRSDSYSRSPKPPLNDISDEDDDDDSSD; encoded by the coding sequence ATGGTGGATCGCTTGGCAAACAGTGAAGCAAATACCAGACGAATAAGCATAGTGGAGAACTGTTTTGGAGCCGCTGGACAGCCTCTGACCATTCCCGGCCGGGTCCTGATAGGTGAAGGAGTCCTAACAAAGCTGTGCAGGAAGAAACCTAAAGCAAGGCAGTTCTTCTTATTCAACGATATTCTTGTTTATGGGAACATtgtcattcagaaaaaaaaatacaacaagcAGCACATCATCCCTTTGGAAAACGTGACGATTGAATCCATCCAGGATGAGGGGGACCTACGGAACGGGTGGCTTATCAAGACCCCAACTAAATCTTTTGCAGTGTACGCTGCCACTGCCACAGAAAAATCTGAATGGATGAACCACATAAATAAATGCGTTTCTGATTTGATTTCCAAAAGTGGGAAGACTCCTAGTAATGAACACGCAGCTGTCTGGGTCCCTGACTCTGAAGCCACTGTCTGTATGCGCTGCCAGAAAGCAAAATTTACCCCTGTTAATCGCCGACACCACTGTCGGAAATGTGGGTTTGTGGTGTGTGGGCCCTGTTCTGAAAAAAGGTTCCTCCTTCCGAGCCAGTCTTCCAAGCCTGTGCGGATCTGTGACTTCTGCTATGACCTCCTTTCCTCTGGAGAGATGTCCACATGCCAGCCAATGAGATCAGACTCTTACAGTCGGTCGCCAAAGCCTCCTTTAAATGATATATCTGATGAGGACGACGATGATGACAGCAGTGACTAA